A genomic window from Aethina tumida isolate Nest 87 chromosome 4, icAetTumi1.1, whole genome shotgun sequence includes:
- the LOC126265337 gene encoding uncharacterized protein LOC126265337: protein MPARRNMSHLISYFEGNFGELTNTIHFLKSVKFTIAAIKKFGASMLPMVHILKRDVMILFNRYKRNPSRYRCLEQMIMEEKFNNGVNGKTNSSRALLSILRHLNFIILLVRFLVNQNLAPNAEKDLKAVINDAQINSLAYHQEWFGRKMMDVLVKNSPITIKLLCILWKKHFVNKNYFHCIHTFFKNMLLCVKKLEIFYHKNGIEDHLW from the coding sequence aTGCCTGCCAGACGTAACATGTCACATCTAATAAGTTATTTTGAAGGAAACTTTGGAGAATTAACCAACACCATCCATTTTCTAAAGTCCGTAAAATTCACGATCGCCGCCATCAAAAAATTTGGAGCATCCATGTTGCCAATGGTCCATATTTTGAAACGGGACgttatgatattatttaacagaTACAAAAGGAATCCCAGTAGGTATCGATGTCTGGAGCAGATGATTATGGaagaaaaattcaacaatGGTGTAAACGGAAAGACTAATTCGTCACGAGCACTTCTGTCGATTCTTAGACACCTGAACTTCATCATACTTTTAGTAAGATTTTTGGTTAACCAGAATTTGGCACCTAATGCAGAGAAAGACTTGAAAGCGGTTATTAATGATGCCCAAATAAATTCACTGGCGTATCACCAGGAATGGTTCGGCAGGAAAATGATGGACGTTTTGGTCAAGAATTCTCCGATTACCATCAAACTTCTGTGTATTTTGtggaaaaaacattttgttaacAAGAATTATTTCCACTGTATACATACGTTCTTTAAGAACATGTTATTGTGTGTTAAAAAGCTTGAAATCTTTTACCATAAGAATGGTATTGAAGACCATTTGTGGTAA
- the LOC126265338 gene encoding uncharacterized protein LOC126265338: MPARRNMSHLISYFEGNFGELTNTIHFLKSVKFTIAAIKKFGASMLPVVHILKRDVMILFNRYKRNPSRYRCLEQMIMEEKFNNGVNGKTNSSRALLSILRHLNFIILLVRFLVDQNLAPNAEKDLKAVINDAQINSLAYHQEWFGRKMMDVLVKNSPITMKLLGILWKKHFVNKNYFHCIHTFFKNMLLCVKKLEIFYHKNGIEDHLW; this comes from the coding sequence aTGCCTGCCAGACGTAACATGTCACATCTAATAAGTTATTTTGAAGGAAACTTTGGAGAATTAACCAACACCATCCATTTTCTAAAGTCCGTAAAATTCACGATCGCCGCCATCAAAAAATTTGGAGCATCCATGTTGCCAGTGGTCCACATTTTGAAACGGGACgttatgatattatttaacagaTACAAAAGGAATCCCAGTAGGTATCGATGTCTGGAGCAGATGATTATGGaagaaaaattcaacaatGGTGTAAACGGAAAGACTAATTCGTCACGAGCACTTCTGTCGATTCTTAGACACCTGAACTTCATCATACTTTTAGTAAGATTTTTGGTTGACCAGAATTTGGCACCTAATGCAGAGAAAGACTTGAAAGCGGTTATTAATGATGCCCAAATAAATTCACTGGCGTATCACCAGGAATGGTTTGGCAGGAAAATGATGGACGTTTTGGTCAAGAATTCTCCGATTACCATGAAACTTCTGGGTATTTTGTGGAAGAAACATTTTGTTAACAAGAATTATTTCCACTGTATACATACGTTCTTTAAGAACATGTTATTGTGTGTTAAAAAGCTTGAAATCTTTTACCATAAGAATGGCATTGAAGACCATTTGTGGTAA
- the LOC126265339 gene encoding uncharacterized protein LOC126265339: MPARRNMSHLISYFEGNFGELTNTIHFLKSVKFTIAAIKKFGASMLPVVYILKRDVMILFNRYKKNPSRYRCLEQMIMEEKFNNGVNGKTNSSRALLSILRHLNFIILLVRFLVDQNLAPNAEKDLKAVINDAQINSLAYHQEWFGRKMMDVLVKNSPITMKLLGILWKKHFVNKNYFHCIHTFFKNMLLCVKKLEIFYHKNGIEDHLW, translated from the coding sequence aTGCCTGCCAGACGTAACATGTCACATCTAATAAGTTATTTTGAAGGAAACTTTGGAGAATTAACCAACACCATCCATTTTCTAAAGTCCGTAAAATTCACGATCGCCGCCATCAAAAAATTTGGAGCATCCATGTTGCCAGTGGTCTATATTTTGAAACGGGACgttatgatattatttaacagaTACAAAAAGAATCCCAGTAGGTATCGATGTCTGGAGCAGATGATTATGGaagaaaaattcaacaatGGTGTAAACGGAAAGACTAATTCGTCACGAGCACTTCTGTCGATTCTTAGACACCTGAACTTCATCATACTTTTAGTAAGATTTTTGGTTGACCAGAATTTGGCACCTAATGCAGAGAAAGACTTGAAAGCGGTTATTAATGATGCCCAAATAAATTCACTGGCGTATCACCAGGAATGGTTCGGCAGGAAAATGATGGACGTTTTGGTCAAGAATTCTCCGATTACCATGAAACTTCTGGGTATTTTATGGAAGAAACATTTTGTTAACAAGAATTATTTCCACTGTATACATACGTTCTTTAAGAACATGTTATTGTGTGTTAAAAAGCTTGAAATCTTTTACCACAAGAATGGTATTGAAGACCATTTGTGGTAA
- the LOC126265414 gene encoding uncharacterized protein LOC126265414, which yields MPARRNMSHLISYFEGNFGELTNTIHFLKSVKFTIAAIKKFGASMLPVVYILKRDVMILFNRYKKNPSRYRCLEQMIMEEKFNNGVNGKTNSSRALLSILRHLNFIILLVRFLVDQNLAPNAEKDLKAVINDAQINSLAYHQEWFGRKIMNVLVKNSPITIKLLCILWKKHFVNKNYFHCIHTFFRNMLLCVKKLEIFYHKNGIEDHLW from the coding sequence atGCCTGCCAGACGTAACATGTCACATCTAATAAGTTATTTTGAAGGAAACTTTGGAGAATTAACCAACACCATCCATTTTCTAAAGTCCGTAAAATTCACGATCGCCGCCATCAAAAAATTTGGAGCATCCATGTTGCCAGTGGTCTATATTTTGAAACGGGACgttatgatattatttaacagaTACAAAAAGAATCCCAGTAGGTATCGATGTCTGGAGCAGATGATTATGGaagaaaaattcaacaatGGTGTAAACGGAAAGACTAATTCGTCACGAGCACTTCTGTCGATTCTTAGACACCTGAACTTCATCATACTTTTAGTAAGATTTTTGGTCGACCAGAATTTGGCACCTAATGCAGAGAAAGACTTGAAAGCGGTTATTAATGATGCCCAAATAAATTCACTGGCGTATCACCAGGAATGGTTCGGCAGGAAAATAATGAACGTTTTGGTCAAGAATTCTCCGATTACCATCAAACTTCTGTGTATTTTGtggaaaaaacattttgttaacAAGAATTATTTCCACTGTATACATACGTTCTTTCGGAACATGTTATTGTGTGTTAAAAAGCTTGAAATCTTTTACCATAAGAATGGCATTGAAGACCATTTGTGGTAA